In Diorhabda sublineata isolate icDioSubl1.1 chromosome 2, icDioSubl1.1, whole genome shotgun sequence, the sequence ACTAATGACGGTTTCGTCGGTAACGCAACTATTTTCTGACATTTCCGTTCTTCTTAAGAAACCTAAATATCCCGTTCTGGCGTAAACTTCCCCTGTATTACCTGCAAAATATATCAACTTATATATGTGGAATACATTTGgataatattctttttttttgttagtaacTGTACGGATACTGTAACTTTAGCCACTGCCTTTTCAGTATAACTCATAGTCGCAGTCACGTGTTTAAATGCCTATTTTTAtctcatttattttcttaaaatattaataataataaatttttatgaggAATTGACTGTTTTTCCTTATGTACATTCCtttcatttataattagaaACTATAAACCAAgaagttaaatttaaaaaggAAAGTATTAAACTAACGagattgattttaaaaaatcacaagGATAATTTCTTGATCAATGCATTAGATCTTATTTTTGCgggtaaataaaaatatccaagAAACTAGTActaataattaaatagaaatgttaggcaacaaaatatttcaataatagtaaCAAAGGAAATGGCCCGCTACTGGCgataaacaaatttgttttcctGACTTAAAACATAACCACATTTATCTGTAAAAagttaaatttggaaataaacgatttttctttttatcttggtatagaaataattcataaaagaaaatttggtataaaaataaattaaatcaccATTTAGTATCTTGTGTTATTAGGTCTGTGCTtataaacgaaattttaataaaaagagacctaaaataaagataattcatcgagaaaaacatataaaagagATCTAAGAAGTGAACAGTAAAgaatttaatgattttaatCTAGCAGGAACTTCCTGAtagtaatgaaataatttaacataaacAGTTTTAAGGTTAAGTGGAGAATGAAGAAGGATTTGTGTAAATTTTGTTGTGAAAGGGGGCCCCGAAagaaagttgtataaaaattgatatttcagaGGCAGTAAAATAGATGAATGGTTCATTATCCAATAAATTGATACTCAGATCATATTGAAATCAGAACAGAATAGGTAAACAACCAAAATACTTACCAGTAACTAAACGGGCATTAAAATGATCTCCATATTCGCTCTCGTCGCCGTAAATAGTGAAGTATCCGCTTGCGTTGTGTCCACTTTGCACCCAAATTTCTCCTAGATGCGAATCCCCGCACTGTCCCTTGCTCTCAGGATTAGCTATAATCACTTTAACTCCGGGTAACAATTTTCCGCTTTCCATCAAACACAAACTGTGTGGACTGCCTCTTTCTACTAGGCTCACTCTATCGTTACGAAGTGCCCTCAAATCGACGTAAACCGTTGAAGGTTCAGGACTAGAAGCACCTTGTAGACAAATAGCGACGTTTACTCTACATCCGAAAGACGTCGATACCGCTCTAGGACTAAGTCCTAAAGCACTGAACAACTTCGAAAAACTAGTAGTCAAGTTCATTCTTGGTCTTTCTTCGGCTACTACGACGCATGTTCGAACGCAGGCTAAATTGATACCTCTAGATTTGAGCTGGTTAACGGAAGAACCGAGACCTTTTGTACAGAGTTCCATAACGCCATAAGAACAGAAAGTGTCGCGAACTTTGTATTGACTAACAGCACTGAGCCACAGAGCTGGATTCACTTCTACTTCAGAGGGTGGGATCAAAATGGAATGGTGGCCTGAGTAGATACTGCTTAAACACCTGGAACAAAAAACGTACTACAATTCAACATTTGGCAactcatatttattattcagATTAGAGGAGTCTTTTTTCATACTTTTGCAATGGTTGCCAAAGAAAAGGGAAGGGGAGGTCTTATAGTGTACttgtagttaaaaaaaataccaagTAACAAACTGATTTTGATCAACTATGGtcttttgttgataattttgttaAGGTCAAAACAGTTATCaagtgaaaaattgaagaaaatggaCACCACACGATCCAACTAGGGTGAACCTGACTTAAAACATATTCCAGAGTTAGATCAACTCCTCAAGTTAGATATAGACGGCTAGGACATCTGTGGAGAGCTGACGAACACACAGTAACTTTGTCAATGCTATAATGGGAACCAGGAGTTAGAAAAAGAAGGAAGGTTCCAGATCAAAATGGTTTAAAGAAATAGAGGAAGACCTGAATAGAATGAGAATCCAAAAAGGGAAGAAAATACTGCATAGAGAATAATTAGCGTTAGAGTggattaaataaacaaaaagggTTGATCCACCCCGCAAAGATGATCTAGAAAGCTTTACAAGGTTCAAAGGGTGTACcatcatatatataaatatagttcTTATCGCCTAGCCGAtgcagataaataaaaaattagacgATGTCATTaaagagaagaaaaatgaaCTTTTAAATAGGATAAATGTGAAATACTCACCAAAGAGCAAATCCTAGTCCACAATAAGGATCTAAACACAAAGCGATATGCCTACTGGGGTATAATTCGCAAGCTAACTTCATACTTTTGCATAAATTGGTTACAGCAGCATGTGACATTTTTATTCCAGCCAACATTCCGGTAGTTGAAACGCTGAAATCTAAATAAGCCATCATTTCAGCTGTCGGAGCTCTATATGGCACTGGTAATTTCTTCTTAGGCATATCATCGGTGTCTAAGATGAGCGGCCATGATTTTATATCCACCACATTACTAGCTTCTTTTGATCGAAGAAGTTTGATCACAGCCTGTATTGACAGCACCAGTACGGATTTCGATACGTCGACTATCATCCTATAAAAAAACCGATAGATAAAATTTAGTATCGATAATGAAAGAATGTCTTAGCTTACCTAACGGTAGGTAACGTCGTTTGTAGATTTTGTGGATGAGGAGGTCGAATAGTAACTGGTACAGCACCAACATATAAACATCCATAGAAAGCACAAATCAAATCTAAGCCCGGAGGGAAAATTAAAGCTACATGATCACCAGTGTTGATCTTTCCTTTTTCTACTAAAAGGTTTCCTATTCTTTCCGCTTTTTTATGGAGCTCGGAACAAGAAAGCACTTTAGCTACAGCTCCTTTGCTATTCAGCAACGTAAAGAGGATATGGTCTGAAGTACCTTGAGCTCTCCATCGAAGAATTTCCGCGATAAATTGTTGctgaaaatcaaataaattattatataatatctatttaacgtactgtttcttttctataagaaaatatttggtGTTTTCTGGTGAAATAAACAAACGTTTACTTACCTTTTTAGAAGAGTCGCCATCTTCATCAAGAAGACCCCCAACTTCTCTTCCTTGAGCACTCGCAAGTCTATTTCCTTGAACAAGATTGCCGACGATTACAGACGCCGGTCCCACGTCTGAAACACATTCCTTTGCTGAAACGCAGAAAGGACAACATGCTATAGCACTCAAGCAGAAAGCTTTTTGGTATATGTTAGTTGATCAAAAGGTGTGtatgtgtaaattgaaaattttccttataaaaaCGTGACTACATCAACttgaacatgttttttttttaatttaatttgtatgATTCGATCAAACCTTTTTTTTCTtccacaaaaaattaatcattttataaatgccacattttttaaatgtctGTCTAAACAGCCTTTATCTTGTCAGTTTGTTATTCACATGGGTACATCTTgataaatttgatttcatattaACATAATTCTAGATGATAATGCCACAAATTTAATTATCTATAATTGCCACAACTTTTAAATGTCCGTATAAACAGTTTAGAATCCCATTTTTCCAGTGTGTTATTCAAATTGGCATATCTTGATGAATTTCGTTTTATATTagattataaacattatttaagtTAATAATGCcacagaaaattaattattttatgaatgccatattttttaaatgtctgTATAAACAGCTCATGCCCTTATCTTGTCATTTTGTTATTCATATGGGCAAATCTTGATAATTCTAGATGATAATGCCACAAATTTAATTACCTATAATTGCCACAACTTTTGAATGTCAGTTTCAGACCTTATCTTCTCAGGTTGTTATTCGAATTGTCATATCATCGTAAATTATATTCAGATTATTAGACTTCCAACATTATTGTGGTCAGTAACGCCACAAACTCATGATTACCACAACCTCCAGAAGCTTGTACTAAAAGTTCTTGATTTCATTTTCTAATGCTATAACTCAAATCGttatatttctatcaatttcattttctattaaaatatttatattattatagtcAATAGGGCCATAACAAATTAGTTTTGAATGACataatcgtaatataattatttaaactattctCAAAATAAGATGTAGTCAGTTTTTAAAGGAATGCAACACTTAACAAATAGTCTTCCCAGTTATTTTATttgagtttataataaaaaatgtctattgtcaaaattttttccacCAAATTTGTTAAGTGTAGCTTAAATCTATACCTACAAACACAATTTGGTACTATCAGAAGGTGAGGGtgctgtatatataaaaaaataagggaaataaTATACAAGCAGaggaagtttttttttgtatatttaaaataatgcgAGGTGGTGTTAGCGAGAAactaggaaaatattttttatttatataagtacCTGAGATACCCTAGAAACTTATGATGCATTTAACTTATTAAATATTCCGTGCTATGTTAATATTTAATCTGGCTATATACATATCTgcatattttaaacaattctacAGTTCAAATTAAGGTTCTTATAGATTTTCATtagaataatgataaaaatcagCGAAAAAcctaaagtttttattataatatagtaggtataaaaaatgcaaaagtCTTGATTTAATTAggactaatttttataatttcatataaaagttatgtcaaatgtcatatgtcaaatgCAGCCCATTTTTGGTTGCCTAATAGTAGGCGACAATTGATTTCATGCTACGCAATAATGTCTGAAGACAGGAGGGAGAATGGCGTCGAGAACGAACACGCATGTGAagagacattttttttcttgatacaTAACCGTATTTTTCAACCATTACAccgtaatttatttaataataatcgaattataattgataattataattatatatagttGAAAGGTGTAAAGGAGACAAAAGTCCTACTAATAAGTAACATTATATTAGTATTCCTGAAGAGCTAATAGAAGTTCAATTATTTAGTTCTGTCAAAATTTACAGTGATATCACTAATATTGAAATCGCCATGATGTAGTAAAAACGCGCCGTTGCCAAATGGTTTATATTTGTGAAGAAACTGATCAAGTTATTGAGCCGGTGATTAAATTTTCCGTTTTATTAGTTTCCGTTTTGTACATTGCGGTTTCGTGAATTGTGAATACGATATTTTGGATTAAATATTAGTTATTTTGTTGTTCACGCTAAACTATCGATACGCAATAGGAGAAATCCGTTCAGTCCACAGGCTCTTGAGTGTCCCTTTTTCCAACACCATAAAAGAGACAATTACCGAACGTTTAGGTCCTTACAAGAATATTCTAGTGCCTTATATTGAAAGAAACcaatgaaatttgataaaaaatatcaagtagAAAGTTAGATAGTTAGAATTCTAGtatgcaatgaaaaaaatcagaTGCGACCAGCCAAAAATTTCACCTCAATCTCGTCACTGATAACAATAAATCTCGAAATGTTTAAAAACACAACACTTATAAAGATAAGAAAGTGATAACGGATAAAATGTTACCTGAATGAACTTCTCTAGGTTTCGGTAAGTTGGTAACACACGTATGGGGACACATCAAAACATTCGCAGGATGTAAATTACCATCCATAAATCTTCTTTTCGTTTCCGATAAGTGAATACCACCCAGAGGTGTTTTCGGAAGATAATTCGGCGGTACAAGCGCCAAACAATAAAGCCCCACTTGATGTATGGAATCGACTGCTTGTAAAACTCTCGACATCCATTGGAATGACTACGAAATagtattttgatatataaaaacgAACGTCGTGACTATAATAGTAGTAATTAAAAGGAGTGTTCGGTTAGATGGCGTTAACTTACCTCTTCTTCGCTACAGTCGGGACGTTGTTCGGCTATGACGCATATCCTTTCGTCTCTCAAAACTTTGATACTGAATACCGCGATTCTTCCACGATAAATGAATTTCATTGGTTCCACTGCTAATACAGTAGCGATGATATCGTCGACGTTGTGTTTTCTTCCTGTTACCGTCATCAATCCGTCACGCGATCCGCATACAAATACCAAACCGCCCGGTCCTAAGAATCCAAGTAGACCGGATCGAGTGTATTCGGCGTCGGATATCGGTTTTCCGTCCGTTCCTAGAGGTTGTACTTTGAACGTACTATTACTAAGACCTTGCAAGCCCCAGTACTGAGTACCTGTTGAGCCCGAATTGACACAAATCTCGCCAACTTCATCTGTTTTGCAAATATACGAAGGTCCTTCCATTTTCACAACAACTATCACACAACCTggaaaaataaatgttggaatttaGATACGAATTaaggaaaattatgaattatttaccTGGCATCACTTGCCCACAGTCTTGCAATGTTAATGAAGTCAAACTATTTTCTTGATCAACTCTTACTACGCCGTAACTTAAGCCTTGCATTGATAAAACGCCTCGTCCTGTAGCGTTAACTCCTGCCCTTCCAGGTCTTCTTACAGATACCGTTAGAACTTCACTGGAACTGGCGCAGGGACAAATGGCATCGGCTCTGAGTCCTTTCGCTTGAAATACTGATAAAAATTGATCACATGAACTCAAAGACCAAGGATTAGCCCCATCTGCTACGAGTAACATCCTTAAAGAGCCTGCAAACATCAACATTAAAAATGGTTCCGTGAATTGATAAACATTTTCTAACCTAAATTGACGTCCTTGTGGTCTTTAGTTGCCAACAAACCCCAATGGAGATCTCTGGATTTAACTACTGCTACTGAGGCTCTATGTTTGGTAATCATTTGCATCCAACTAGCGGGGTTTACTTTCATTAGTGCGTAAGGGATGTATATAACGTGCATGCCGTTTAGAACGCTCGTCAATACCGAATGCCAAAGTCCCACTTCTCTCTTGAAATCTAATACGCAAACCATATTCTCCCCTTCCGTGTAGTTACAAGACATTGTTAGCATTCTGCAATGTTGTACCATAGCTGTGCGCGTTATTGTTACCCCCATTACCGAGCCATCACGGTCCGTGCTGTATTCTATGTAAGCTGGTGTTTCATCGGTTAACCTACAAATTACAAGTTGGAATAACATTGATAGTGGATGATGGACAGTTACTTACCTTGGCGTCGGAGACCAGTCTTTAGGGGTTTTAGTTAAATGTTCGGTAACGAACCAATTCAATTTCGGCCATCCTTTAAATTGAATAACTTCTCCAGAAGCAGTTTTCGGTAGACCTTTTAAACAGGCTTCGGAAGTGAGCGCTACTTGTACGGCGCAGCTGCCTAACAAAAATCCTATTTGTAAGGAACCGGCGTCTCGTCTAGTAATAGGCACTTCTATTGGCACTGGTACGATGCCCGCTTGTAGACATCCGTAAAAAGCACAGAGAAAATTGATTGGATCATTATTTGGATAGACTAGAGCTACTCGATCACCACATTTTAGACTAGTATCACCGTTTTTGCTAAAGGATTTGGTCAAAAGTGCGTAAGCTATTTTGTGCGATCGGCTTAACAATTTACCTGGAAATAATCATTCGAAACGTTTGATATAGATtattaatttaatgataaagtaCTTACCGTACGTTAATGTTACTGATAATTTTCCATTAGGATCTAATACAGTAGCCACGGGTGCTTTAAAAGTACCATTTCCATATCGAGTAATGGCGGCTTCTAAACTTCTTGGTAAACCCGATGGTACTACAAGTTGTTCACCTACTGCCGGACTCATACCGCTTcctacaaaaaattgttacgaaattattattcttcatCATCAGCTATTGTGCACCCATTCCCGGACATAAGTGTCTCTAATACCTTCCACATTATTCTGTCTTGTTTcatttgtatccaacataagcTTCCTAGTTCCTTAATATCACCAAGCTCGAACGTCTCTGTGGTCTTCCTCCTTTTCGTCTCGTCTCTATTGGCGCCATGTTGTTGTCTTTATGGTACATCTCTCATTGTTATGTCTTTCAACATGACTTGGTCTCCTCCTATTTTTCTTCTGGTCTCTTTTTGTTCTATATAATCCGTCTTCCTGTGCCTTGTTCTCCGGAATGACCTGGAGTActtccatttttcttctagtctcTCTTGCTCGCCATGCTTTGAACTTTATGGTGTCTTCCAACATGACGTGGAGTCCTCCTATTGTTCTGGTCTTTTCTGATCTCTCTTAGTCGCCATGTTGTAGATTATGTGATTTTCCTACTTCTCTTGGTTGCCATTTTATTCCCTTTAAGGTACATTCTTTTTCACATCTTCTAATATTTCCTGGAGACTTCCTATTTTTCTAGTCTTTTCTGGTCTCTCTTAGTCGCCTTATTACAAATTGTGGAGTCTTCCTACTATTCTTTATGGTCCACCTTTCTTTGTCATTTCTTCCAACATGACTGGAGACCTCCTATTTTTCTTCTGGTCTCTTTTGACCGCATTGATGGGGATTGTGGGGTCTCCCTATTTTTCCTTCGGTCTCTCTTGGTCGACTCGTTGTGATCCTTATTTCCTTGTTTTGTCTTTCAACATAACCTACGCTCTACCATTTCAATTTGCCTGGACGTTTTATGATATCTGTGACTGCtgcatattttttgatttataaaattagttcTGAAAAAAATCACAGCTTATATGACCGTTGGATCATTTTATGGACATTCCACTAGGAGTGTCTTCATTCATATAGTGATATTCCCTTGGGTATAGTCGatagaattttgttttgtaacaagAAGATTTTCCACATCATCCAACTAcaattttttacatgttttacCATTTTCAAAACGAgggaaagtataaaattacccaaAGATTTGTTATAGAAAGTTCTGTTAATAGTAAAATCATACAAGTTTCAAAATACATATCGcgaagatttttaatttttttgatgatatttagTAAAAACTTACCCTCTGGTTTGGGGGCGTTAGGATCTTTGGGATTAGCTGCAATTTCCAATTCTATATCGTCATCTTCGTAAAATTCGGGTAGAGGTCTACGTTTCGGTCTCTTGAGCGTATTCAGCAATTGTTGTATTTTTGTAGACACTTTCCATCTACCTGTGCCGGTTCCAACTGTATCATCAGAACCAGACGAACCATATCGGTTTACTCGATCAGCTGCTGGTCTACGTCCACCCACTGCAGTATTATGGGTTACATCCGGAGGTTGAGAAtctatgaaaaaatcatttttccaaatgataaaatttaaaaagccAATCAATTTTGACTCACAAGGTCGAAAGTTTTGTAGTACGTCACTGATCTCCGTAATTTCGATTCTTCTTTTATCTTCCCAGTTATTTGGCGGCGGCATTCGAGGCCTATGATGTAACGGTGGAGGAGAGCCGGTACTACTTGTATCCGATAACGGTGGCGGCGGAAATATCTGTGGAGTACCACGGTCTCTTACTCGTTCTCTTTCGGGGGTACTTTCCACCGTCTCTTCAATTACAATGCTATCTTCATCGGACGAAGATTCTGAAATGTGTTTCGATGAAATTAATCATCAATATTTAAGTGATTTGGATACAGGAAAAAAGTTTGGATGtgtaacctcaaaatttgcCGGATTATCGATATTAAATTTCACGGACTTACCGGAATCATGTCTGTCTCGATCGGGACTCCTCGCCATCACGGAGGTTCTCTTGGACGGCATCGGCATAGAAGGTTTGTGCCTGTTTTGCAAAGCTTGTGCGAGTGCCTGTTGTACGGCTTCTTGTCTAACTTCTAAGTAAAAACAAGAATTAATTTCAGATTTAGATAAAAACACTACCGTCACTAGTTAATCCACATAAACATAAATGACTACTAAGtgtacattataaaaaaaaaaaataaataaaattcagacTTGCTTTCTACTACCGTTCTACTAAGTGCTCGGCATATTAATTGCAAGAGGAAGCTAGGATTTACCTACAAATTTGGAGATAGTGATTATTCGTTTCGTTCGGAGAGATATCGAATTCCCACTGGtcgaattgaaaaattcattatcgTGTAAACACAGTTTTAGATAAGGGTGGGTATTGGTTAAACTTTGTTGATAAAAACGTCGATAAACCACTGTAATGGTCACTTTAGATATCTTACCGTCAAGATTTCTCTAATGTTTGATATACAGGATGATTTTTAAAACATCGATTTCTCAACGaataacgaaaaatttcaattagaaattatttcacgtaaaagttgattattaataaaagatttgAAGATgatcaaaaagtaaaatatttacaacGGCTGTAGATGAAGTTTTAGCATTCAAAGTAAATCCAAACTTATTTTACTCGGAAACTTCGGTGAGCCGAAACTAAAGTGGGAAAGTAAAACTAAAAATCAGCACTTAAACTTAAAGTTTTCGAATTTCAAATAGACTATAAACTTTGACAGTTCATAaacgatgaaaatttttagattgaGAGTGAATTAGAGTGAAAATAACGACTTgggaaaattttcgaattctattttttataaatattatatataatactgtataataaattttacacaCTAATgtgatgaataaaataaaatttattcatcatttttgttttttctcagtgaagtttttcctaaatttatatttataggtCGAACTTGAATGaaaacgtaaaaaaaaacgCGATAAAAATAAGCCTTTAATAGTCCAGGCGTTGTAGtcaaaaatttgactaaaacctgaaatttaaaacaatgatttttGTCCCACAAGCAGTTTTTGAACAgtactttttcgaaaaaaaaaatagccCCATTTTGAGATACGTGGCTTTGAAGTATTGTTTTTTAGTAACGGATCCCTGGTGCGAGAGTTGTGACGCGCATGCTCAAGTTAATTGGGCTATCACCATCTGAATTCATGATTTGAGTGGACTGAAATCAGattctttaaataattgttgttgATTTGCCGTTTATACACAATTGGTATTTGTGAATCCGCTCCCCGATTCTGAAAATAGCTTTGTCAGTTCTTTTCGGAAAGTGTTaaaaagttgaatgaaaattttcttatcgCACGTTTTTAGACACATATTATGAAAAAGTCTTGGGACTAGAATGACGAGTAGCCTTTTCAAAAACTGTTCGTATaccaaaaatcatttctaaTGGTTTTTGTGTGAGGTTCCTGgactataaaaaaagttaaggtaattatacactttcacggtcacctggttttttggctctagaaagtcgaaaaatggatggattttaatgatcttggtctcaaaatattccattttacggcggatttataaaaaaaattagtagaaatagctggaatgaaaatttctcatagttttactgatttaaatcgtaaaaaaaaacggttttgcaaaataatcctttacaaaaaattatggtaattatacactttcgcggtcacctggttttttggttaggttaggttaggttggctctagaaaatcgaaaaatggatggattttaaacacgggggtagtggctgaatttgcggtttttaatagttttaaaccttaaatagtagaaaaactttttttttcaaaatattcatttttttatgtaaattgcgaaaaaaaatatacgaacttgattccacgacgtcagaaacagttacgaaggattatatgtagaaagtcattttttttgcatttaaagtcatgaaactgtaaaaaatatttattttttttaattaataaataattcgtatttttttatatatccgccgtaaaatggaacattttgagaccaagatcattaaaatccatccatttttcgattttctaaagccaacctaacctaacctaaattaacctaacctaacctaacctaaccaaaaaaccaggtgatcgcgaaagtgtataattaccataattttttgaaaaggattattttgcaaaaccgtttttttttgcgatttaaaacagtaaaactatgagaaattttcattccagctatttctactaattttttttataaatccgccgtaaaatggaacattttgagatcaagatcattaaaatccatccatttttcgattttctagagccaacctaacctaacctaacctaacctaaccaaaaaaccaggtgaccgcgaaagtgtataattaccataattttttgaaaaggattattttgcaaaaccgttttttttacgatttaaaacagtaaaactatgagaaattttcattccagctatttctactaattttttttataaatccgccgtaaaatggaacattttgagaccaatatcattaaaatccatccatttttcgattttctagagccaacctaacctaacctaacctaacctaaccaaaaaaccaggtgatcgcgaaagtgtataattaccataattttttgaaaaggattattttgcaaaaccgttttttttacgatttaaaacagtaaaactatgagaaattttcattccagctatttctactaattttttttataaatccgccgtaaaatggaacattttgagaccaagatcattaaaatccatccatttttcgattttctagagccaacctaacctaacctaacctaacctaaccaaataacCAGGTGatcgcgaaagtgtataattaccataattttttgaaaaggattattttgcaaaaccgttttttttacgatttaaaacagtaaaactatgagaaattttcattccaactatttctactaattttttttataaatccgccgtaaaatggaacattttgagatcaagatcattaaaatccatccatttttcgattttctagagccaacctaacctaacctaacctaacctaaccaaaaaaccaggtgatcgcgaaagtgtataattaccataattttttgaaaaggattattttgcaaaaccgttttttttacgatttaaaacagtaaaactatgagaaattttcattccaactatttctactaattttttttataaatccgccgtaaaatggaacattttgagatcaagatcattaaaatccatccatttttcgattttctagagccaacctaacctaacctaacctaacctaaccaaaaaaccaggtgatcgcgaaagtgtataattaccataattttttgaaaaggattattttgcaaaaccgttttttttacgatttaaaacagtaaaactatgagaaattttcattccagctatttctactaattttttttataaatccgccgtaaaatggaacattttgagaccaagatcattaaaatccatccatttttcgattttctagagctaaaaaaaccaggtgaccgtgaaagtgtttAATTACCAAAGTTAAGTACGGCTTCTCTAATCTGTTTATTTTACTTCGTATATATACGGAACACAACATTAAATCTTGTCAGCATAACCATTATTAGTTTACTTTATTATAGAGCGTGTCTTATAAATAATGTccactttgtttattaaataatcatacaaaaagaaaccCTAATATTCGAATTTTATGGTTTTAACCTAACCTTCAGCAAGCTTTTTAAGACATTCTTTGTgcttagatgcaaaaaattgtcgcacaGCATTTTAAACATCTCCTTTAGATTCAAATTTTTCGATCGATcatattctataattataaacGTGGTAAACCTGTTTGTTT encodes:
- the LOC130452930 gene encoding disco-interacting protein 2 isoform X3, with the translated sequence MKPITFENLRRLVGGGRKKKEKESSFKRSDSFKRISIRRSYLDRGKKKHISKLEVSTQTVTEEEEIAETPPKKFINLVQVEKRDVAVATNDLTIKHEVKCGNKYKLEQSKSGPGQSVIAYGQWLRGIRKSDTPNPSGIKGSERTIIYVPASDEITAPPVIRQLSSSPVLRKKPPSPKRKPKQRSPSLHRKESNDSAVEMFPWGDSTDIKKSPLIRRRSRQSPLPLLPDSGAEELCSLSISLGRIWMDAPTGMAPRSLEMPKSSGLPAPAHHSLDSALKDLRDDPIVINRLQKRPTPPVGRTLSSTSNTTASTGLFSSKDSGFSFSISAPKLSDFHSNFAPSTTRGLFRKKRPKPKLSVSRDGYFKRTSGALVVDTKRSSVRRKNSGRKRNKKKKGNKDNGSIKSELYQVVVSRPSKSLRALKLDPMIFVPPERRKTPVSNKPSFKCGLNEIRNMNPSNNSLYTTRSACSTDEGLYESLPGEYDYLSDELTYNMSRLTLTNDEYDNFACGSPISEKSNASDSSRSESLYMPPGVSPVPKRKPVRQKKTGLSHKRSITYVVKPTIIRAPSTLRRQNKKGDITQKGYEKKRTRLLTPYIPKHNPNVVEENQKKDSVSGVSPASRATRRGNRRLTRNESRYHSEVRQEAVQQALAQALQNRHKPSMPMPSKRTSVMARSPDRDRHDSESSSDEDSIVIEETVESTPERERVRDRGTPQIFPPPPLSDTSSTGSPPPLHHRPRMPPPNNWEDKRRIEITEISDVLQNFRPYSQPPDVTHNTAVGGRRPAADRVNRYGSSGSDDTVGTGTGRWKVSTKIQQLLNTLKRPKRRPLPEFYEDDDIELEIAANPKDPNAPKPEGSGMSPAVGEQLVVPSGLPRSLEAAITRYGNGTFKAPVATVLDPNGKLSVTLTYGKLLSRSHKIAYALLTKSFSKNGDTSLKCGDRVALVYPNNDPINFLCAFYGCLQAGIVPVPIEVPITRRDAGSLQIGFLLGSCAVQVALTSEACLKGLPKTASGEVIQFKGWPKLNWFVTEHLTKTPKDWSPTPRLTDETPAYIEYSTDRDGSVMGVTITRTAMVQHCRMLTMSCNYTEGENMVCVLDFKREVGLWHSVLTSVLNGMHVIYIPYALMKVNPASWMQMITKHRASVAVVKSRDLHWGLLATKDHKDVNLGSLRMLLVADGANPWSLSSCDQFLSVFQAKGLRADAICPCASSSEVLTVSVRRPGRAGVNATGRGVLSMQGLSYGVVRVDQENSLTSLTLQDCGQVMPGCVIVVVKMEGPSYICKTDEVGEICVNSGSTGTQYWGLQGLSNSTFKVQPLGTDGKPISDAEYTRSGLLGFLGPGGLVFVCGSRDGLMTVTGRKHNVDDIIATVLAVEPMKFIYRGRIAVFSIKVLRDERICVIAEQRPDCSEEESFQWMSRVLQAVDSIHQVGLYCLALVPPNYLPKTPLGGIHLSETKRRFMDGNLHPANVLMCPHTCVTNLPKPREVHSAKECVSDVGPASVIVGNLVQGNRLASAQGREVGGLLDEDGDSSKKQQFIAEILRWRAQGTSDHILFTLLNSKGAVAKVLSCSELHKKAERIGNLLVEKGKINTGDHVALIFPPGLDLICAFYGCLYVGAVPVTIRPPHPQNLQTTLPTVRMIVDVSKSVLVLSIQAVIKLLRSKEASNVVDIKSWPLILDTDDMPKKKLPVPYRAPTAEMMAYLDFSVSTTGMLAGIKMSHAAVTNLCKSMKLACELYPSRHIALCLDPYCGLGFALWCLSSIYSGHHSILIPPSEVEVNPALWLSAVSQYKVRDTFCSYGVMELCTKGLGSSVNQLKSRGINLACVRTCVVVAEERPRMNLTTSFSKLFSALGLSPRAVSTSFGCRVNVAICLQGASSPEPSTVYVDLRALRNDRVSLVERGSPHSLCLMESGKLLPGVKVIIANPESKGQCGDSHLGEIWVQSGHNASGYFTIYGDESEYGDHFNARLVTGNTGEVYARTGYLGFLRRTEMSENSCVTDETVISRESDNESLGSSHHVVPSDSPELHDAVFVVGALDETIMLRGMRYHPIDIENSVLRCHKKIAECAVFTWTNLLVVVVELDGNESEALDLVPLVTNTVLEEHHLIVGVVVVVDPGVVPINSRGEKQRMHLRDGFLADQLDPIYVAYNM